A single Syntrophorhabdaceae bacterium DNA region contains:
- a CDS encoding serine/threonine-protein kinase produces the protein MKIPKSFRWQPTGKTLGAGGQAQVQEVEDSLGEYSGTYALKALGKEKPPQAYERFYREITAIKVLKHPYVVRVVDSSSPSDEFQYYVMEFVDGARPLQSILGSSSNPFFSNPVAAIDLFEKLAQAILACERSDPKIVHRDLSPSNVLLVPDGSIRVIDFGICQIEGDSTVTLADEGVGTINYMAPECESGAAGNIGTHSDLYSAGKILWSAVTSQRAFAREKPAFTTKSMAKIFPENPDTFHLYHIFARTIRHDPSTRWHSAQDAISECSAVRRLILHGYPPLEQIFDYCPICGIGTLKDFSGSHMVFGNPNPSGIYAKQCDYCGMCMAINGNRFRENMKERESLE, from the coding sequence ATGAAAATACCGAAAAGCTTTAGATGGCAACCCACAGGTAAGACTCTCGGCGCAGGCGGACAGGCTCAGGTTCAGGAGGTTGAGGATTCTTTGGGTGAGTATAGCGGAACTTATGCGCTGAAGGCGCTCGGCAAAGAAAAACCTCCCCAAGCCTATGAAAGATTCTACCGTGAAATAACTGCAATCAAGGTCCTCAAGCACCCATACGTGGTACGAGTCGTTGATTCGTCATCACCTAGTGATGAGTTTCAGTATTACGTGATGGAGTTCGTTGATGGGGCAAGGCCTCTCCAGAGTATCCTTGGTTCTTCAAGCAATCCCTTCTTCTCAAATCCAGTGGCCGCGATAGACCTTTTTGAAAAACTGGCGCAGGCGATATTGGCGTGCGAAAGAAGCGATCCTAAAATCGTTCATCGTGATTTAAGCCCTTCAAACGTCCTCCTGGTTCCAGATGGCAGCATTCGAGTAATAGACTTTGGAATATGCCAAATCGAAGGAGATTCGACCGTCACGCTGGCTGATGAAGGTGTGGGGACCATTAATTACATGGCACCCGAATGTGAGTCCGGAGCCGCGGGCAATATTGGAACGCACTCCGATCTGTATTCCGCAGGCAAGATTCTCTGGTCCGCCGTTACCAGTCAACGAGCTTTTGCTAGGGAGAAACCGGCATTCACCACTAAGTCAATGGCAAAGATATTTCCCGAAAACCCCGATACTTTTCATCTATACCACATTTTCGCTCGTACGATTAGACATGATCCATCGACCAGATGGCATAGCGCTCAAGATGCTATTTCGGAGTGTAGCGCGGTTCGACGACTCATCCTGCACGGTTACCCGCCCTTAGAACAAATCTTCGATTATTGCCCCATCTGCGGTATCGGCACTTTGAAAGATTTCTCCGGAAGCCACATGGTTTTTGGAAATCCGAACCCCAGCGGGATTTATGCTAAGCAATGTGACTACTGCGGCATGTGCATGGCGATAAACGGTAATCGCTTCAGAGAAAACATGAAGGAAAGGGAGTCACTTGAGTAG
- a CDS encoding sigma 54-interacting transcriptional regulator, with product MTPRELIDRLPLLAGISDEAAEHIHDYLTVRTFQPGENVFMRGEPGNSMFVILEGRIGVTLTNAEGYDYTIANLQEGSFFGELGLLAGEPRSAHLKVLTPLLVVEIGQEGYAGLIRVFPELNDRLMQVLERRASKRKMKWQGERVRSVKGVTQSLVHARDPLNEECLPGVTEWAGELNRLVGEIAATDAHVMISGEAGTERVFVARLLISKSGAKDLPFISLNCSTPPKVHREATPTAVGDAQESAIFGHVAGSAPYAAGWRRGYLEIGDTGTLVLDHVEDLTPKVQALLLGYLKTNRYSRAGSDEERTSKVRIIATTTRDLDEAVARGRFNKELLDLLRERSIKIIPLRERREDIPALAQEFLVRYRRRNREQIGRFSKEAMNALVGHDWPLNFAELNTVISQAVAASQGKTVEEEHIFFDIRSSLEPAGGINLLSKKGIGGVLRHRLFPGALRYVTVPLFLCLVFYTLFGPREQNLGNIIAWALLWPALLLSVVVSGRGFCAYCPISAVSEAFAYGRSKFLSLPQVIRKYGMWAGIAAFVSIFWVEHVTKAFLNARVTGAVFLSISSGAIIATLLFGRRIWCLHICPMGRMLGDLAVLSVVELRANSRVCVWQCENRACLKEKNCPMALHPSAERTRHDCILCMTCAKKCKQKSVHLDLLPPHQRVLAMKSWSFSRTAFVVLLTGSVLVSQALVWLGSHKELGVLKIPDIHFQGRVDYFLAGIAMTAGYAALAFLASRAPGARAWSRNFVQAGYPYLPLAFFGLFDVYFGQFIDRAPQLLARLPGLSDMMNGSLTGAGLAVLHALPAALALAGGALSLYLLRKLRDQYRIDPLPYRLHQALILLTSLVFALVF from the coding sequence ATGACTCCAAGGGAACTGATAGACAGGCTGCCGCTTCTTGCGGGAATATCTGACGAGGCTGCCGAGCACATCCACGACTATCTCACGGTGAGAACCTTTCAGCCGGGGGAGAACGTCTTCATGCGAGGCGAGCCCGGCAATTCCATGTTCGTGATCCTCGAGGGCAGGATTGGGGTAACCCTCACCAACGCCGAGGGGTACGACTATACCATTGCCAACCTGCAGGAAGGAAGTTTCTTCGGTGAGCTGGGGCTCCTTGCGGGAGAGCCGCGCTCGGCCCATTTGAAGGTCCTGACCCCGCTACTTGTCGTGGAAATAGGTCAGGAAGGGTATGCCGGCCTCATCCGGGTTTTTCCGGAGCTCAACGACCGGCTGATGCAGGTCCTGGAAAGACGCGCTTCCAAAAGGAAGATGAAATGGCAGGGAGAGCGGGTAAGGTCGGTGAAAGGGGTAACCCAGAGCCTTGTTCACGCCCGCGATCCATTGAACGAAGAGTGTCTTCCCGGGGTGACCGAATGGGCCGGGGAGCTGAACCGGCTCGTCGGGGAAATAGCCGCCACCGACGCGCACGTGATGATCTCCGGAGAGGCAGGGACGGAAAGGGTCTTTGTCGCCCGGTTGCTGATCTCCAAAAGCGGGGCGAAGGACCTTCCCTTCATCTCCCTGAACTGCTCCACGCCCCCGAAGGTGCACAGGGAGGCCACGCCGACGGCCGTCGGGGACGCCCAGGAGTCGGCCATTTTCGGCCATGTCGCAGGAAGCGCCCCCTATGCCGCGGGATGGAGGCGGGGGTATCTGGAAATAGGCGACACGGGAACGCTCGTCCTCGACCACGTGGAAGATCTGACCCCGAAGGTCCAGGCCCTGCTCCTCGGATACCTGAAGACCAATCGATACTCCCGGGCGGGAAGTGACGAGGAGCGTACGAGCAAGGTCCGTATTATCGCGACCACCACCAGGGATCTGGACGAGGCAGTAGCCCGAGGGAGGTTCAACAAGGAATTGCTCGATCTCCTCAGGGAGAGGAGCATAAAGATCATCCCTTTGCGGGAAAGACGGGAGGACATCCCCGCCCTGGCGCAGGAGTTCCTCGTCAGGTACCGCCGGAGAAACAGGGAGCAGATCGGCAGGTTTTCGAAAGAGGCGATGAACGCCCTTGTCGGCCATGACTGGCCATTGAATTTTGCCGAGCTGAACACGGTGATCAGCCAGGCCGTGGCAGCCTCCCAGGGCAAGACCGTCGAAGAAGAGCATATATTTTTCGACATAAGGTCCTCCCTCGAGCCTGCCGGTGGAATAAATCTTCTCAGTAAGAAAGGCATCGGCGGAGTGCTGCGCCACAGACTATTCCCGGGCGCACTCCGGTATGTGACGGTCCCCCTTTTCCTCTGCCTTGTCTTCTATACCCTCTTCGGCCCCCGGGAGCAGAACCTCGGCAATATCATTGCGTGGGCGCTTCTCTGGCCGGCTCTCCTTCTTTCGGTGGTAGTGAGCGGGAGGGGGTTTTGCGCCTACTGCCCCATCTCGGCGGTCAGTGAAGCATTCGCGTACGGCCGTAGTAAATTCCTCTCTTTGCCGCAGGTGATAAGAAAATACGGGATGTGGGCAGGCATCGCGGCCTTCGTCTCGATCTTTTGGGTCGAGCACGTGACGAAGGCCTTTCTCAACGCCCGCGTGACAGGGGCGGTCTTTCTCTCCATATCGAGCGGCGCGATTATTGCGACCCTCCTCTTCGGCAGGAGGATATGGTGTCTCCACATCTGTCCCATGGGCCGGATGCTGGGCGATCTTGCCGTGCTTTCGGTCGTCGAATTGAGAGCAAACAGCAGGGTGTGCGTCTGGCAGTGCGAAAACCGCGCCTGCCTCAAGGAAAAGAACTGCCCCATGGCGCTCCACCCGTCAGCGGAAAGAACGAGGCATGACTGCATCCTGTGCATGACCTGCGCAAAGAAATGCAAGCAGAAATCGGTTCACCTCGACCTGCTGCCGCCCCATCAACGGGTCCTCGCAATGAAGTCGTGGAGCTTCTCCCGGACCGCCTTCGTGGTCCTTCTCACGGGGTCCGTGCTCGTCTCCCAGGCCCTCGTGTGGCTCGGCAGCCACAAGGAGTTGGGCGTCCTGAAAATCCCCGATATTCATTTCCAGGGGCGGGTCGACTATTTTCTCGCGGGAATAGCCATGACCGCCGGCTATGCCGCCCTCGCATTCCTCGCGTCGAGGGCGCCGGGAGCACGCGCATGGAGCAGGAACTTCGTCCAGGCAGGATACCCCTATCTACCCCTGGCCTTTTTCGGCCTCTTCGACGTCTACTTCGGCCAATTCATCGACCGAGCCCCCCAACTCCTGGCAAGACTTCCGGGCCTGAGCGACATGATGAACGGGTCTTTGACCGGAGCGGGCCTCGCAGTCCTTCACGCTCTTCCGGCGGCCCTCGCCCTGGCGGGAGGCGCCCTTTCCCTTTACCTCCTCAGGAAGCTCCGCGACCAATACCGCATCGACCCCCTCCCCTATCGGCTCCACCAGGCGCTTATCCTCCTGACAAGCCTAGTCTTTGCTTTGGTTTTTTGA